One region of Agrobacterium tumefaciens genomic DNA includes:
- the thrC gene encoding threonine synthase: MKYVSTRGAAPSLGFCDALLAGLGRDGGLYVPREWPSMSKKEIRNLRGKSYQDIAFEVLYRFTGGEIPADKFRAMIDDAYATFRHPAVAPLTQTGPNTFVLELFHGTTLAFKDVAMQLLARLMDYTLAERGERATIVGATSGDTGGAAIDAFAGRERTDIFILFPNGKVSPVQQRQMTTSTASNVHALAINGNFDDCQNLVKEMFNDAKFRDGVKLSGVNSINWARIMAQVVYYFTASLSLGGPDRKISFTVPTGNFGDIFAGYVAKKMGLPIDKLVIATNDNDILARTLKTGRYEMRGVTPTTSPSMDIQISSNFERLLFEAYGRDSAAVKASMDGLKQSGAFEIPPHALKFIKKDFRAGRATEKQVAATIRNTLEKTGYLIDPHTATGVFVAEKHEKASSPMVVLSTAHPAKFPTAVKSACAIDPALPVWLADIMNREERFDILDAELKTVETFIGSHARAGK; this comes from the coding sequence GTGAAATATGTATCGACCAGGGGTGCGGCCCCTTCGCTTGGTTTCTGCGACGCGCTTCTGGCGGGCCTTGGCCGTGATGGCGGGCTTTACGTGCCGCGCGAATGGCCCTCCATGTCGAAAAAGGAAATCCGCAACCTGCGCGGCAAGTCCTATCAGGACATCGCGTTTGAAGTTCTCTACCGTTTCACCGGCGGTGAAATTCCGGCCGACAAGTTCAGGGCGATGATCGACGACGCCTATGCGACGTTCCGCCATCCGGCCGTAGCACCCTTGACGCAGACCGGGCCGAACACCTTCGTGCTGGAGCTTTTCCACGGCACCACGCTTGCCTTCAAGGACGTGGCGATGCAGCTTCTCGCCCGCCTGATGGATTATACGCTGGCTGAACGCGGCGAGCGCGCCACCATCGTCGGCGCCACCTCCGGCGACACGGGCGGCGCAGCCATCGACGCCTTTGCCGGGCGCGAGCGCACCGACATCTTCATCCTTTTCCCCAACGGCAAGGTCTCTCCGGTGCAGCAGCGCCAGATGACGACCTCCACCGCCTCCAACGTGCATGCGCTGGCGATCAACGGCAATTTCGACGATTGCCAGAACCTCGTCAAAGAAATGTTCAACGACGCGAAATTCCGCGACGGCGTCAAGCTTTCGGGCGTCAACTCCATCAACTGGGCGCGCATCATGGCGCAGGTGGTCTATTATTTCACGGCGTCCCTGTCGCTCGGCGGTCCCGACCGGAAGATTTCCTTCACCGTCCCAACGGGCAATTTCGGGGATATCTTCGCCGGTTACGTCGCCAAGAAGATGGGCCTGCCGATCGACAAGCTTGTCATCGCCACCAACGACAACGACATTCTGGCGCGCACGCTGAAGACCGGCCGTTACGAGATGCGCGGCGTCACGCCCACCACCTCGCCCTCGATGGACATCCAGATCTCGTCCAATTTCGAGCGGCTGCTGTTTGAGGCCTATGGCCGCGATTCCGCTGCGGTAAAGGCGTCGATGGATGGCCTCAAGCAATCCGGCGCGTTTGAAATCCCGCCGCATGCGCTGAAATTCATCAAGAAGGATTTCCGCGCCGGCCGTGCCACCGAAAAGCAGGTGGCGGCGACGATCCGCAATACGCTTGAGAAAACCGGTTACCTGATCGACCCGCATACGGCGACCGGCGTTTTTGTGGCGGAAAAACACGAAAAGGCATCAAGCCCGATGGTGGTCCTGTCCACTGCCCATCCGGCTAAATTCCCGACCGCCGTAAAATCCGCTTGCGCAATCGACCCGGCGCTTCCAGTATGGCTAGCTGACATTATGAACCGGGAGGAGCGTTTCGACATTCTGGACGCAGAGCTGAAGACGGTGGAAACCTTCATCGGCAGCCACGCACGCGCCGGCAAATAG
- a CDS encoding HAD family hydrolase, whose amino-acid sequence MTKIEHIVFDIGKVLIHYDPHIPYSRLIPDADERKWFFENVCTHDWNLEQDRGRGWEDAEALLMEQFPEREEHIRAFRKFWHEMVSHSYDDSVAIMTGLIDNGHDVTMLTNFASDTFREAQKMFPFLTLPRGVTVSGDVKLLKPDVAIYELHAKEFGLDPAASIFIDDTLVNVEGAKAAGWQAVHFTGAEKLKQDLQSYGVDV is encoded by the coding sequence ATGACCAAGATTGAGCATATCGTATTCGACATCGGCAAGGTACTGATCCACTACGATCCGCATATTCCCTATAGCCGCCTCATTCCCGATGCCGACGAGCGCAAATGGTTCTTCGAGAATGTCTGCACCCATGACTGGAACCTCGAACAGGATCGCGGACGCGGCTGGGAAGACGCCGAGGCGCTGCTGATGGAACAGTTTCCCGAGCGGGAAGAGCATATCCGCGCCTTCCGCAAGTTCTGGCATGAGATGGTCTCGCATTCCTATGACGACAGCGTCGCGATCATGACCGGCCTGATCGACAACGGTCACGACGTGACGATGCTGACCAACTTCGCCTCAGATACCTTCCGCGAAGCGCAGAAGATGTTCCCCTTCCTCACCCTGCCGCGCGGCGTGACGGTTTCTGGCGATGTGAAGCTGCTGAAACCGGATGTGGCGATCTACGAGCTGCACGCGAAGGAATTTGGCCTCGACCCTGCCGCAAGCATCTTCATTGACGATACGCTTGTTAATGTCGAAGGCGCCAAGGCCGCCGGCTGGCAGGCGGTGCATTTTACCGGGGCGGAAAAGCTGAAGCAGGATCTGCAATCCTACGGCGTGGATGTCTGA
- a CDS encoding DUF1284 domain-containing protein — protein MLTYVGKGYTSGFVENYDRVAARLNAGEEDIELVDGPDDICVGLLCESHAHCFNEGVVQRDEAARLSVSTLLNETITAGKRLRATPELLEKMRLAFAAGDIRQACRGCQWIRLCDRIAASGFTGVKIGEPPPHPAGQRLTATPAHSSRFSRRP, from the coding sequence ATGCTGACCTATGTGGGGAAGGGATATACCTCCGGTTTTGTCGAAAACTACGACCGTGTCGCCGCTCGGCTGAACGCCGGCGAAGAGGATATCGAGCTGGTCGATGGGCCGGACGATATCTGCGTTGGCCTGTTGTGCGAAAGCCATGCCCACTGTTTCAACGAGGGCGTGGTGCAGAGGGACGAGGCGGCCCGGCTTTCGGTTTCAACGCTTTTGAACGAGACAATCACCGCCGGAAAGCGGCTGCGGGCAACGCCGGAGCTGCTTGAGAAAATGCGTCTGGCCTTTGCTGCCGGAGACATCCGGCAGGCCTGTCGCGGCTGCCAGTGGATTAGGCTGTGCGATCGCATCGCGGCATCAGGATTTACCGGCGTGAAGATTGGCGAGCCGCCGCCGCACCCGGCCGGGCAGCGGCTTACTGCTACTCCGGCACATTCGTCTCGGTTCTCTCGGCGGCCTTGA
- a CDS encoding GntR family transcriptional regulator, giving the protein MPKTAKTRPEDTIAARISRTLADRIVRGELSPGERLRQDHIAAEFGASHVPVREAFRRLEAQGLAASIPRRGVRVADFGLADVREVAEMRAALEVLALRHAIPNMTSAILDQAEAATLEGDSAVDVQHWEEANRRFHRLITAPCNMPRLMEAIDGLHAASARFLFSAWRAGWERRTDTDHRAILDALRGGRAEEAVRILDGHVQWIGRKAIRTPSGSVHDAFAIVG; this is encoded by the coding sequence ATGCCCAAGACAGCGAAAACCAGACCCGAAGATACCATTGCCGCACGCATCAGCCGCACTCTGGCTGACCGCATCGTGCGCGGTGAGCTGTCGCCGGGTGAACGTCTGAGGCAGGATCACATCGCCGCCGAATTCGGCGCATCGCATGTGCCGGTGCGCGAAGCGTTCCGCAGGCTGGAGGCGCAGGGCTTGGCCGCCAGCATTCCGCGCCGCGGCGTGCGGGTCGCGGATTTCGGCCTTGCCGATGTGCGCGAAGTCGCGGAAATGCGCGCCGCGCTTGAGGTTCTGGCGCTGCGCCACGCCATTCCAAACATGACTTCAGCCATTCTCGACCAGGCGGAGGCCGCCACGCTCGAAGGCGATAGCGCGGTCGACGTGCAGCATTGGGAAGAGGCCAATCGCCGCTTCCACCGCCTCATCACGGCGCCTTGCAACATGCCGCGCCTGATGGAGGCGATCGACGGCCTGCATGCCGCGAGCGCCCGGTTCCTGTTTTCCGCCTGGCGGGCAGGATGGGAGCGCCGCACCGATACCGATCACCGCGCGATCCTCGACGCATTGCGCGGCGGCCGTGCCGAGGAGGCGGTGCGAATTCTCGACGGGCACGTGCAATGGATCGGTCGCAAGGCAATCCGCACCCCTTCAGGCTCGGTGCACGATGCCTTCGCCATCGTCGGATAG
- a CDS encoding site-specific DNA-methyltransferase: protein MAAVFPLADFRRAGFDRAGESDAWKDSIIKGDCVAALDALPSQSVDAIFADPPYNLQLGGTLHRPDQSLVDAVDDEWDQFSSFEAYDAFTRAWLLACRRVLKPNGTIWVIGSYHNIFRVGSMLQNLDFWILNDIVWRKTNPMPNFKGRRFQNAHETMIWASRDPKAKGYTFNYEALKASNDDVQMRSDWLFPICSGHERLKGDDGKKVHPTQKPEALLARIIMASTKPGDIVLDPFFGSGTTGAVAKRLGRHFVGIEREQDYIDAASARIAAVEPLGKAELTVMTGKRAEPRVAFNTLVESGLVRPGQVLTDAKRRYSAIIRADGTIASGGTAGSIHRLGAKVQGLDACNGWTFWHFEDGDQLKPIDDLRTIIRSELAKA, encoded by the coding sequence ATGGCAGCAGTTTTTCCGCTGGCCGATTTTCGGCGTGCCGGTTTTGATCGTGCGGGCGAGAGTGACGCCTGGAAAGACAGCATAATCAAAGGTGATTGTGTCGCTGCCTTGGATGCCCTCCCGAGCCAGTCGGTGGATGCGATTTTCGCCGATCCGCCCTACAACCTCCAGCTTGGCGGTACGCTTCACCGGCCAGATCAGTCGCTGGTTGATGCGGTCGATGACGAGTGGGACCAGTTCTCCTCCTTCGAGGCCTATGATGCCTTCACCCGCGCCTGGCTGCTGGCCTGCCGCCGCGTGCTGAAGCCGAATGGTACCATCTGGGTCATCGGCTCCTACCACAACATCTTCCGTGTCGGCTCCATGCTCCAGAACCTCGATTTCTGGATCCTGAACGATATCGTCTGGCGCAAGACCAATCCCATGCCCAACTTCAAGGGCCGCCGTTTCCAGAACGCCCATGAGACCATGATCTGGGCGAGCCGCGATCCGAAAGCCAAGGGCTATACCTTCAACTACGAAGCGCTGAAGGCCTCCAACGACGACGTTCAGATGCGCTCCGACTGGCTGTTCCCGATTTGCAGCGGCCATGAGCGGCTGAAAGGTGACGACGGCAAGAAGGTGCATCCGACCCAGAAGCCGGAAGCATTGCTGGCACGCATCATCATGGCCTCCACCAAGCCTGGCGACATCGTGCTCGACCCGTTCTTCGGCTCCGGCACCACGGGTGCGGTTGCAAAACGTCTCGGCCGCCACTTCGTTGGTATCGAACGCGAACAGGATTACATCGACGCGGCGTCTGCCCGCATCGCCGCCGTCGAGCCGCTCGGCAAGGCGGAGCTGACCGTTATGACCGGCAAGAGGGCCGAACCGCGTGTTGCCTTCAACACCCTGGTGGAAAGCGGTCTCGTCCGTCCCGGCCAGGTGCTGACCGATGCAAAGCGCCGTTATAGCGCCATTATTCGTGCCGATGGTACGATTGCATCCGGCGGGACTGCCGGCTCCATTCACCGTCTTGGTGCAAAGGTGCAGGGTCTCGACGCATGCAACGGATGGACGTTCTGGCACTTCGAGGATGGCGACCAGCTGAAGCCTATCGATGATCTGAGAACAATCATCCGCAGTGAACTGGCAAAGGCCTGA
- a CDS encoding HAD family hydrolase — protein MSGFDLIIFDCDGVLVDSEIIAAQVESRLLTDAGYPISVEEMGERFAGMTWKNILLQVESEASIPFSASLLDKSEKLLDARLERDVKIIEGVKFALSRLTTPRCICSNSSSHRLDMMLTKVGLKPYFAPHIYSAKDLGADRVKPKPDIFLHGAAQFGVSPDRAVVIEDSVHGVHGAKAAGMRVIGFTGASHTYPSHADRLTDAGAETVISRMQDLPAVIAAMAEWEGAF, from the coding sequence ATGAGCGGCTTCGACCTCATTATTTTCGACTGTGACGGCGTTCTGGTCGATTCCGAAATCATCGCCGCACAGGTGGAGTCCCGCCTTCTGACCGATGCCGGGTATCCGATCTCCGTCGAGGAAATGGGCGAGCGTTTCGCCGGCATGACCTGGAAGAACATCCTCCTGCAGGTGGAAAGCGAAGCCAGCATCCCGTTTTCCGCATCGCTGCTCGACAAGTCGGAAAAGCTGCTGGACGCGCGGCTGGAACGCGACGTGAAGATCATCGAGGGCGTCAAGTTCGCTCTGTCGCGCCTGACGACACCGCGTTGCATCTGCTCGAATTCATCCAGCCACCGCCTCGACATGATGCTGACGAAGGTGGGCCTGAAGCCCTATTTCGCACCGCATATCTACTCCGCCAAGGATCTCGGAGCCGACCGCGTCAAGCCGAAGCCGGATATCTTCCTGCATGGCGCAGCCCAGTTCGGCGTTTCACCGGATCGCGCCGTCGTAATCGAGGATTCCGTGCACGGCGTGCATGGTGCAAAGGCAGCCGGCATGCGCGTCATCGGCTTCACCGGCGCATCCCACACCTATCCCAGCCATGCCGACCGGTTGACGGACGCGGGCGCGGAAACGGTGATTTCACGCATGCAGGACCTGCCCGCCGTTATTGCAGCGATGGCGGAGTGGGAAGGCGCTTTTTAA
- a CDS encoding EAL domain-containing protein codes for MTYTHSAPCLSKRLAAIALAAPFFLFFLLFSSLSYAFEPVKISRDDTALDLTATTDIYANQGEAFQVSTAPGPDGIRRRIEVRASSTDHQGDWAVFALANVSEEQLERVIVAPHFRLVNSKLFWPDLGSQRIIAITPSEGFALDRQPSPDADVFRITLNPGSVITFVAELSTPQLPQIYLWEPEAYKDTINAFTLYRGIVLGIAGLLAVLLTILFVVKGTSVLPASAALAWAVLAYICVDFGFLEKLITVTSSDQRIWRAGAEVALASSFVVFLFTYLNLNRWHAHLGYATFAWVVGLALLFGVAIYDPSVASGIARVSFALTATAGIALIIYLGFNRYDRAILLVPSWALILVWLFGSWLTVTGQLDNDIVQPALGGGLVLIVLLIGFTVIQHAFAGSAYQQGLFSDLERQSLALTGSGDTVWDWDVTRDRIVTTPDISNRLGLEPGTMHGAARNWLPRLHPDDRDRFKATLDVLLDHRKGRLNHEFRIRAEDGHFHWLQIRARPVLGSNGEIIRCVGTITDITEQKNSVERLLQDAMNDNLTGLPNRQVFLDRLQSILNLSPESDGVRPTVMAIDIDRYKLVNDTLGIAAGDNILIALTRRLRRLLKPQDTLARLGGDEFGLILTSERDPQRVADFADAVNKAIMVPINFANREIILTASIGLVSWIDQQESAAGLLSDAELAMYRAKRAGGNRVEPFRPAFRTSGTDRLQMESDLRRAIERKELSLAYQPIVKLDDGALAGFEALMRWEHPKRGNIPPSEFIPIAEASGLIEPLGMFALERAATDLMDWQHSIEKMPIFISVNISSAQLLNNELYNDVRGMLTRTRCNPQQLKLELTESVVMENPEQARLVLSKLKETGISLAMDDFGTGYSSLAYLTRFPFDTIKLDKALVANTSDKRNVLLRSVIAMARALDMQVVAEGIETPEDAAELSRMNCHFGQSFLFGTPVSGDAALKLLRERFQPTKRAS; via the coding sequence ATGACTTACACTCACTCTGCGCCGTGCCTGTCGAAACGTCTGGCGGCAATTGCACTGGCTGCGCCGTTCTTCCTGTTTTTCCTGCTTTTTTCGTCTCTTTCCTACGCCTTCGAGCCGGTGAAGATTTCCCGTGACGATACGGCGCTCGATCTCACCGCGACAACCGATATCTATGCCAATCAGGGTGAAGCCTTTCAGGTCTCGACCGCGCCCGGTCCGGATGGCATCCGCCGCCGTATCGAGGTGCGCGCCAGCTCCACCGACCATCAGGGCGACTGGGCCGTCTTCGCGCTCGCCAACGTCTCGGAAGAGCAGCTGGAGCGCGTTATCGTCGCACCGCATTTCCGTCTGGTGAATTCCAAGCTCTTCTGGCCCGATCTCGGCTCGCAGCGCATCATCGCGATCACACCGAGCGAAGGCTTTGCGCTTGACCGGCAGCCAAGCCCGGATGCCGACGTCTTCCGCATCACGCTCAATCCCGGCTCCGTCATCACCTTCGTCGCCGAGCTGTCGACCCCGCAATTGCCGCAGATCTATCTGTGGGAACCGGAAGCCTACAAGGATACGATCAACGCCTTCACGCTCTATCGCGGCATCGTTCTCGGCATTGCCGGCCTGCTGGCCGTGCTCCTGACCATCCTGTTCGTCGTCAAGGGAACCTCGGTTCTGCCGGCGTCGGCCGCGCTCGCCTGGGCGGTGCTCGCCTATATCTGCGTCGATTTCGGCTTCCTTGAAAAACTCATCACCGTCACATCCAGCGATCAGCGAATATGGAGGGCGGGCGCCGAAGTGGCTCTCGCCTCCAGCTTCGTGGTCTTCCTGTTCACCTATCTCAATCTAAACCGCTGGCACGCGCATCTGGGTTATGCGACCTTTGCCTGGGTGGTGGGTCTGGCGCTGCTGTTCGGCGTCGCGATTTACGATCCTTCGGTCGCCTCCGGTATCGCGCGCGTCTCCTTCGCGCTGACGGCGACGGCCGGCATCGCACTCATCATCTATCTCGGCTTCAACCGTTACGACCGGGCGATTTTGCTCGTTCCGTCCTGGGCGCTCATCCTCGTCTGGCTGTTCGGCAGCTGGCTGACGGTGACCGGACAATTGGACAACGACATCGTTCAGCCGGCGCTTGGCGGCGGGCTGGTGCTGATCGTGCTTCTGATCGGCTTCACAGTCATTCAGCATGCCTTTGCCGGCAGCGCCTATCAGCAGGGCCTGTTTTCCGATCTCGAACGGCAATCTCTCGCACTGACGGGCAGCGGCGATACCGTGTGGGACTGGGACGTGACGCGCGACCGCATCGTCACCACACCTGACATTTCCAACCGTCTGGGGCTGGAGCCCGGCACGATGCATGGTGCTGCGCGCAACTGGCTGCCGCGCCTGCATCCTGACGATCGCGACCGGTTCAAGGCAACGCTCGACGTGCTGCTCGACCATCGCAAGGGCCGCCTCAATCACGAATTCCGCATTCGCGCTGAAGACGGACATTTCCATTGGCTGCAAATCCGCGCCCGCCCGGTTCTCGGCTCCAACGGCGAAATCATCCGCTGCGTCGGCACCATCACCGACATCACCGAGCAGAAGAACTCGGTGGAGCGGCTGTTGCAGGATGCGATGAATGACAATCTGACCGGGCTACCAAACCGGCAGGTCTTCCTCGACCGCCTGCAATCGATCCTCAACCTCTCTCCTGAAAGCGACGGCGTGCGCCCGACGGTGATGGCGATCGATATCGACCGTTACAAGCTGGTCAACGATACGCTCGGCATTGCTGCAGGCGACAATATTCTCATCGCGCTGACACGGCGTCTGCGCCGCCTGTTGAAACCGCAGGATACGCTGGCGCGTCTCGGCGGCGATGAATTCGGCCTGATCCTGACCTCGGAGCGCGATCCGCAGCGGGTGGCCGATTTCGCCGATGCGGTGAACAAGGCAATCATGGTGCCGATCAATTTCGCCAATCGCGAAATCATCCTCACCGCCTCCATCGGCCTCGTTTCATGGATCGACCAGCAGGAAAGTGCCGCAGGTCTCTTGAGCGATGCGGAACTGGCGATGTACCGCGCCAAGCGCGCTGGCGGAAACCGCGTCGAGCCGTTCCGTCCCGCTTTCCGCACGTCCGGCACCGACCGCCTGCAAATGGAAAGCGATCTTCGCCGCGCCATCGAGCGCAAGGAGCTGTCGCTCGCCTATCAGCCCATCGTCAAGCTTGACGATGGCGCGCTGGCCGGTTTCGAGGCGCTGATGCGGTGGGAACACCCCAAACGCGGCAACATTCCGCCGAGCGAATTCATCCCCATCGCGGAAGCCTCCGGCCTGATCGAACCGCTCGGCATGTTCGCGCTGGAAAGGGCAGCGACCGACCTGATGGACTGGCAGCATTCCATCGAGAAGATGCCGATCTTCATCTCCGTCAATATTTCCAGCGCGCAATTGCTGAATAACGAATTGTATAACGACGTGCGCGGCATGCTGACGCGAACGCGCTGTAATCCGCAGCAGCTGAAGCTGGAGCTGACGGAATCCGTGGTGATGGAGAACCCGGAACAGGCGCGGCTGGTGCTTTCCAAGCTGAAGGAAACGGGCATCAGCCTCGCCATGGATGATTTCGGCACCGGCTATTCGTCACTTGCCTATCTCACCCGCTTCCCCTTCGACACGATCAAGCTCGACAAGGCACTGGTGGCCAATACCAGCGACAAGCGCAACGTGCTACTGCGCTCCGTTATCGCCATGGCGCGCGCTCTCGATATGCAGGTGGTGGCGGAAGGCATTGAAACGCCTGAGGATGCGGCGGAACTCTCACGCATGAACTGCCATTTCGGCCAGAGCTTCCTGTTCGGCACACCGGTTTCCGGCGATGCGGCGCTGAAGCTTTTGCGGGAGCGGTTCCAGCCGACGAAGCGAGCTTCGTAA
- a CDS encoding GNAT family N-acetyltransferase — MLRFLSRHNDTPELRSANHLLRLPRYGDFKQWHVLRSESRQFLQPWEPTWRPDELTEGSFRTRVVRNGQEFSSGTAVSFLLFEKETLLVGGITIGYIRRGAAQSCMIGYWVGERYAAQGHMSAALKLVIPYIFNGLQLHRIEAACIPENFKSIRLLENAGFQREGLLREYLKINGQWRDHTMFSLLADKQSSSGTKYDT, encoded by the coding sequence ATGCTGCGTTTTCTTTCCCGACATAACGACACCCCGGAACTGCGCAGCGCCAACCATCTTCTCAGACTGCCGCGCTATGGCGATTTCAAGCAGTGGCACGTTCTGCGCTCGGAAAGCCGTCAGTTTCTCCAGCCATGGGAACCCACCTGGCGCCCGGACGAACTGACGGAAGGCTCCTTCCGCACGCGTGTGGTGCGCAACGGCCAGGAGTTTTCCTCCGGCACCGCCGTGTCGTTTCTGCTATTCGAGAAGGAGACGTTGCTCGTTGGCGGCATCACCATCGGTTATATCAGGAGGGGTGCTGCACAAAGCTGCATGATAGGATATTGGGTGGGCGAACGCTACGCCGCGCAAGGCCATATGTCTGCCGCATTAAAATTGGTAATACCCTATATCTTCAACGGACTTCAGTTGCACCGTATCGAGGCAGCCTGTATTCCGGAAAACTTCAAAAGCATCCGGCTTCTCGAAAATGCCGGGTTCCAGCGGGAAGGCCTCTTGCGGGAATATCTGAAAATCAACGGCCAATGGCGGGATCATACGATGTTTTCCCTTCTTGCCGACAAGCAAAGCTCCAGTGGAACGAAGTACGATACATGA
- a CDS encoding M16 family metallopeptidase has product MRVNVTRLSSGLTVVTERMPHLESVALGVWIKSGSRNETTAEHGIAHLLEHMAFKGTARRTARQIAEEIENVGGEVNAATSTETTSYYARVLKDHVPLAVDILADILTESLFDEDELEREKNVILQEIGAATDTPDDVIFDNFSGVAYRDQTIGRPILGTPETVQSFTSAQIRHYLARNYTTDRIFVVAAGAVDHQSFVKQVEERFASLPQLPVTTPVLEKAIYTGGEIRETRDLMDAQVLLGFEGKAYHARDFYCSQILANILGGGMSSRLFQEVRESRGLCYSVYAFHWGFSDTGIFGVHAATGGNDLPELMPVIVDELRKSSQTIHQEEIDRARAQIRAQLLMGQESPAARAGQMARQMMLYGRPIPNEEMMERLNDITRERLTDLAGRLFFDTVPTLSAIGPLEQLPPLSDITAALSAQQPARIKANG; this is encoded by the coding sequence ATGAGAGTTAATGTGACCCGGCTTTCGTCCGGGTTGACCGTTGTCACGGAAAGAATGCCGCATCTCGAAAGCGTTGCTCTTGGGGTGTGGATCAAATCCGGGTCCCGCAACGAGACGACTGCCGAGCACGGCATCGCCCATCTTCTCGAGCATATGGCCTTCAAGGGTACGGCGCGCCGCACCGCCCGGCAGATCGCCGAAGAGATCGAAAATGTCGGCGGCGAAGTCAACGCCGCGACATCGACGGAAACAACTTCATACTACGCCCGCGTCCTGAAAGACCACGTTCCGCTCGCCGTCGATATTCTTGCAGACATCCTGACGGAGTCGCTGTTCGACGAAGACGAGCTGGAGCGGGAGAAAAACGTCATCCTCCAGGAAATCGGTGCCGCCACCGATACGCCTGACGATGTGATTTTCGACAATTTTTCCGGCGTCGCCTATCGCGACCAGACCATCGGCCGCCCGATCCTCGGCACTCCGGAAACCGTGCAATCCTTCACCAGCGCCCAGATCAGGCATTATCTCGCCCGCAACTATACAACGGATCGCATCTTCGTCGTTGCAGCGGGTGCTGTCGATCACCAGAGCTTCGTGAAGCAGGTGGAAGAACGCTTTGCCTCGCTGCCGCAGCTGCCGGTCACCACGCCGGTTCTCGAAAAGGCGATCTATACCGGCGGGGAAATCCGCGAGACCCGTGACCTCATGGACGCGCAGGTGCTTCTCGGCTTCGAGGGCAAGGCCTATCACGCCCGCGATTTCTACTGTTCGCAAATTCTCGCCAATATTCTTGGGGGCGGCATGTCATCGCGCCTGTTCCAGGAAGTGCGAGAGTCCCGCGGCCTTTGTTATTCCGTTTATGCCTTCCATTGGGGTTTTTCCGACACCGGCATTTTCGGCGTGCATGCGGCGACCGGCGGCAACGACCTGCCGGAACTGATGCCCGTCATCGTCGACGAGTTGCGCAAGTCTTCCCAGACCATTCATCAGGAAGAAATCGACCGCGCCCGCGCACAAATCCGCGCGCAACTGCTGATGGGTCAGGAAAGCCCGGCAGCCCGTGCCGGCCAGATGGCACGGCAGATGATGCTTTACGGCCGGCCCATCCCCAATGAGGAGATGATGGAGCGCCTGAACGACATCACGCGGGAACGCCTGACCGATCTTGCAGGACGGCTGTTTTTCGATACAGTTCCGACATTGTCTGCAATTGGCCCGCTCGAACAGCTGCCGCCTCTTTCAGACATTACTGCCGCGCTTTCCGCGCAGCAGCCCGCAAGGATAAAGGCGAACGGCTGA